From the genome of Mycobacterium dioxanotrophicus, one region includes:
- a CDS encoding inositol monophosphatase family protein: MTDNSTDPAVLRGVAEQLATEAAALVRRRRIEVFGEGVSDDAGQAHQADDDVRTVRSKSTRTDPVTIVDTETERWLRERLAVLRPDDEILGEEEGGRSGSDGLRWVIDPIDGTVNFVYGIPAYAVSVAVQLDGRSVAGAVANVAAGSVYSAALGQGAAVLHDGVSTPLRCTAVDDLGMALVGTGFAYVPEQRRRQAEVLAQLLPAVRDMRRLGSCALDLCMVAAGQLDAYYEEGVHVWDWAAGALIAAEAGAKVWLPGIAGAGRVGAAAPGVATALRDALADAGMDL; this comes from the coding sequence GTGACAGACAACAGCACCGACCCGGCCGTCCTGCGCGGAGTAGCCGAACAGTTGGCGACCGAGGCCGCCGCACTCGTCCGACGCCGTCGTATCGAGGTATTCGGAGAGGGGGTTTCGGACGACGCGGGCCAAGCACATCAAGCAGATGACGACGTGCGCACTGTCCGTTCTAAGAGCACGCGGACCGACCCGGTGACGATCGTCGATACCGAGACCGAGCGATGGTTGCGCGAGCGGCTTGCCGTACTGCGGCCCGACGACGAGATCCTCGGCGAGGAAGAGGGCGGCCGCAGCGGCAGTGACGGGCTGCGCTGGGTGATCGACCCCATCGACGGCACCGTGAACTTCGTCTACGGCATCCCGGCCTATGCCGTGTCGGTGGCTGTCCAGCTCGACGGCCGGTCGGTGGCCGGCGCCGTCGCCAATGTCGCCGCCGGATCGGTGTATTCGGCGGCACTGGGACAGGGCGCCGCCGTGCTCCACGACGGGGTCAGCACGCCGCTGCGGTGCACGGCGGTCGACGATCTGGGCATGGCCCTGGTGGGCACGGGATTCGCCTACGTCCCCGAACAGCGGCGCCGACAGGCCGAGGTACTCGCACAGCTGCTGCCCGCGGTCCGGGACATGCGACGGCTCGGCTCGTGCGCGCTGGATCTGTGCATGGTCGCCGCGGGGCAACTCGACGCGTATTACGAAGAAGGCGTGCACGTGTGGGACTGGGCGGCAGGGGCGTTGATCGCCGCCGAGGCCGGGGCCAAGGTGTGGTTGCCGGGCATCGCGGGCGCGGGACGCGTGGGTGCTGCGGCTCCCGGCGTCGCCACCGCGCTGCGTGATGCGTTAGCAGACGCCGGTATGGATCTTTGA